The proteins below come from a single Leptolyngbya iicbica LK genomic window:
- a CDS encoding ligase-associated DNA damage response DEXH box helicase produces the protein MDIRLTPIIDWFARQGWQPLRFQQQAWEAYLAGQSGLIQVPTGSGKTYAAVMGPLAEMLETPGKGLQLLYITPLRALSRDIEQSIRRPVEEMGWAVAIESRTGDTSFHKKSRQLKKMPDVLITTPESLSVMLSYKDSQKRFQSLRCVVLDEWHELMSSKRGTQTELALSRLRELVPEARTWAVSATLGNLPEAAQTAVGLGTAPTIIQADILRETVIQSILPESVDSFPWAGHLGLRMFEALVAALDIEKSTLIFTNTRNQAERWFQALQFAVPDHEDEIALHHGSIDKQEREAIEAGVKAGDIKWVVCTSSLDLGVDFQPVERVVQIGSAKNLARLLQRAGRSAHVPQGTSEVFFLPTNALELLEISAFRRGLAAGAIETRRPRDQPYDVLVQHLVTLACGDGFNPETTLAAIRQTVAYQHLTDEEFQWVVEFVEKGGKCLGAYPRYQKVGWEGDRYRVTDPKITRMHRMGIGTITGNQAVKLMYTNRREIGTVEENFVSRLKPGDVFFFAGRQLEFFQMKDMVVYVKNTRRQSTVTPTWGGGQLAISDTLSTHLRQEVEFVRQPGDWNREIHCIAPILETQARLSHIPTTDELLVECCKTREGQHLYVFPFEGRFVHEGLGFLWGYRFARQKSATFTISVNDYGFEILAPKGYPFQDLFSDEFFSREDLEADVKASLNISELTQRKFRGVAQVAGLVFKGYPGSRKTSAQLQVSSSLLYEVFSKYEPDNLLLKQAEREVLAEQLETHRLAKLLEKLSQLQVVWQETSRPAPFAFPLLVERLGTRMTNESLLERVERLKQQWGRK, from the coding sequence ATGGATATTCGACTCACCCCCATCATCGATTGGTTTGCGCGGCAGGGCTGGCAACCGCTGCGCTTTCAGCAACAAGCGTGGGAGGCTTACTTAGCCGGACAGAGCGGGCTGATTCAGGTGCCGACGGGGTCGGGCAAAACCTACGCCGCTGTTATGGGACCGCTGGCGGAAATGTTGGAGACGCCGGGTAAGGGATTGCAACTGCTCTACATCACGCCGTTGCGGGCTCTGTCGCGAGATATTGAGCAGTCCATTCGCCGTCCGGTGGAGGAGATGGGCTGGGCGGTGGCGATCGAGTCACGCACGGGGGATACCAGCTTCCACAAAAAATCGCGGCAGCTCAAAAAGATGCCCGATGTGCTGATCACCACGCCGGAGTCGCTGTCGGTGATGCTGTCGTACAAGGACAGTCAGAAGCGGTTTCAATCTTTGCGGTGTGTGGTGCTGGATGAGTGGCACGAACTCATGAGTTCCAAACGCGGCACCCAAACGGAACTGGCCCTCTCTCGCCTGCGGGAACTGGTGCCGGAGGCGCGCACCTGGGCGGTATCGGCCACCCTGGGCAATTTGCCGGAAGCGGCGCAAACTGCCGTGGGTTTGGGCACCGCGCCCACGATTATTCAAGCGGATATTCTCCGTGAGACGGTGATTCAGAGCATTTTGCCCGAATCTGTGGACAGCTTCCCCTGGGCGGGGCATTTGGGGTTGCGGATGTTTGAGGCGTTAGTGGCGGCGCTGGATATTGAAAAATCCACGCTGATTTTTACCAACACGCGCAACCAGGCAGAGCGGTGGTTTCAGGCATTGCAGTTTGCGGTGCCCGACCATGAGGACGAGATTGCGCTGCACCACGGTTCCATTGATAAGCAGGAACGGGAAGCGATCGAGGCGGGGGTGAAAGCGGGCGACATCAAGTGGGTGGTCTGTACCTCGTCGCTGGATTTGGGGGTGGACTTCCAGCCTGTCGAACGGGTGGTGCAGATTGGCAGTGCCAAGAATCTGGCGAGACTGTTGCAGCGGGCGGGGCGATCGGCCCATGTTCCCCAGGGCACCTCGGAGGTGTTCTTTTTGCCGACCAATGCGCTGGAGCTGTTGGAGATTTCGGCGTTTCGGCGGGGGCTGGCGGCGGGAGCGATCGAAACCCGGCGACCGCGTGACCAGCCCTATGACGTGCTGGTGCAGCATTTGGTGACATTAGCCTGTGGCGATGGCTTTAACCCGGAAACAACCTTGGCGGCGATTCGCCAAACCGTGGCCTATCAGCACCTCACGGATGAAGAGTTTCAGTGGGTGGTGGAGTTTGTGGAGAAAGGAGGCAAGTGTTTGGGGGCGTATCCCCGCTATCAGAAGGTGGGGTGGGAGGGCGATCGCTACCGCGTCACCGACCCCAAAATCACGCGGATGCACCGCATGGGTATTGGCACCATCACGGGCAATCAGGCGGTCAAACTCATGTACACCAACCGCCGCGAAATTGGCACCGTGGAGGAAAATTTTGTCTCACGGCTGAAACCGGGGGATGTGTTTTTCTTTGCGGGGCGGCAGTTGGAGTTCTTTCAAATGAAGGACATGGTGGTGTATGTGAAGAACACGCGCCGCCAATCCACCGTGACGCCCACCTGGGGCGGGGGACAACTCGCCATCTCGGACACGTTGAGCACCCATCTGCGGCAAGAGGTGGAGTTTGTGCGGCAACCGGGCGACTGGAACCGCGAGATTCACTGCATCGCCCCGATTTTGGAAACCCAGGCGCGGCTCTCCCACATTCCCACGACGGATGAGCTGCTGGTGGAGTGTTGCAAAACACGAGAGGGGCAGCATCTCTATGTGTTTCCCTTTGAGGGGCGGTTTGTCCATGAGGGGCTGGGCTTTTTGTGGGGCTATCGGTTTGCGCGGCAAAAAAGCGCCACGTTCACGATTTCGGTAAATGATTACGGGTTTGAGATTTTGGCTCCTAAGGGTTATCCGTTTCAGGACTTGTTTTCGGATGAATTTTTCAGCCGGGAGGATCTGGAAGCGGATGTGAAGGCGAGCTTGAATATTTCGGAGCTGACCCAGCGCAAGTTTCGTGGGGTGGCGCAGGTGGCGGGGCTGGTGTTTAAGGGCTATCCCGGTTCGCGCAAAACGTCGGCGCAGTTGCAGGTGAGTTCTTCGCTGCTGTACGAGGTGTTCAGCAAATATGAGCCGGATAATTTGCTGCTGAAGCAGGCGGAGCGGGAAGTGCTGGCGGAACAGTTGGAGACTC
- a CDS encoding HAD family hydrolase, translated as MITHIISDMGGVLVALEWSERVSGLLGRSVPIDELHHLWINARSTVDFESGRIDFDTFAQNFIQEFDLQISPEQVQHEFLEFVQAPMPGCDEILEELKQQYHLSLLSNTNPAHYERLRDRYDFYAPFEQVFLSHEIGVMKPDPAIFHHVLAKLEIAPENAAFFDDGARNVTAAQTVGIHAYQVHSPQELGAIVETFETPALNP; from the coding sequence ATGATTACGCACATCATTTCAGATATGGGCGGCGTACTCGTTGCGCTGGAATGGAGCGAGCGCGTCAGTGGCTTGTTGGGGCGATCGGTGCCCATTGATGAGCTGCACCACTTGTGGATCAACGCCCGCAGCACCGTCGATTTTGAATCGGGCCGTATCGACTTCGATACCTTTGCCCAAAATTTCATCCAAGAATTCGACCTGCAAATTTCTCCTGAACAAGTGCAGCACGAGTTTTTAGAGTTTGTGCAAGCGCCCATGCCTGGGTGTGATGAGATTCTGGAGGAACTGAAGCAGCAGTACCATCTGTCACTGCTCTCCAATACCAATCCCGCCCATTATGAGCGGTTGCGCGATCGCTACGATTTCTACGCGCCCTTTGAGCAGGTATTCCTCTCCCACGAAATTGGTGTCATGAAACCCGACCCGGCAATCTTCCACCACGTTTTAGCGAAGCTGGAGATCGCCCCTGAAAATGCAGCCTTTTTTGATGACGGTGCGCGGAATGTGACGGCAGCGCAAACGGTTGGCATCCACGCCTATCAGGTGCATTCTCCCCAAGAGTTGGGGGCGATCGTCGAGACTTTCGAGACTCCCGCCCTGAATCCTTAA
- a CDS encoding ammonium transporter, with protein sequence MPPISEAVQSYFGRRDGWKWVACVPLALTILGVWGVAAYAQEEMTAADVQTVLDNIFVFICAVLVIFMNAGFGMLETGFCRQKNAVNILSKNLIVFGLAVLAFWAIGFSLMFGGGNGFIGGGGFFLTGAPETYGLEEGAGLTIDTFFLFQAAFAATAATIVSGAVAERIKFTDFLIFSILLTGVSYPITGHWVWSGSGWLGAAGFSDFAGSTVVHSVGGWAALMGAAFLGPRIGKYQDDRVNAIPGHNMSIAMLGCLILWIGWYGFNPGSELAASTAVPFIAVTTTLAASAGGVAATFTAWALNGKPDLSMIINGILAGLVGITAGCAGVNYIGAIIIGLIAGVIVVFSVGFFDSIKIDDPVGAISVHLVCGIWGTLAVGLFATEGGLFFGGGFGQLGAQILGILSIGLFTVVFTSIVWVVLKSTLGIRVDPEEEMKGLDIGEHGMEAYSGFLKDTSDMGGIS encoded by the coding sequence GTGCCTCCTATTTCTGAAGCGGTGCAGTCCTACTTTGGTCGTCGTGACGGCTGGAAGTGGGTTGCTTGTGTGCCGCTAGCATTGACAATCTTGGGTGTTTGGGGCGTGGCTGCCTATGCCCAAGAAGAAATGACGGCTGCTGACGTGCAGACCGTGCTTGACAATATCTTTGTGTTTATCTGTGCCGTGCTGGTGATCTTCATGAACGCTGGCTTCGGTATGTTGGAAACCGGCTTCTGTCGGCAAAAAAACGCAGTCAACATTCTTTCTAAGAACTTGATTGTCTTTGGTTTGGCTGTTTTAGCTTTCTGGGCGATCGGCTTCTCCTTAATGTTTGGCGGCGGTAATGGCTTTATCGGTGGCGGCGGCTTCTTCTTGACTGGTGCCCCCGAGACCTATGGATTAGAAGAAGGCGCCGGCTTGACGATCGATACATTCTTCTTATTCCAGGCTGCTTTTGCGGCAACTGCAGCGACCATCGTGTCGGGTGCTGTCGCTGAGCGCATTAAGTTTACCGACTTCTTGATTTTCAGCATTCTGCTCACGGGGGTTTCTTACCCCATTACTGGCCACTGGGTCTGGAGTGGTAGTGGCTGGCTCGGAGCGGCTGGATTCTCTGACTTTGCGGGTTCCACCGTGGTGCACTCGGTTGGTGGTTGGGCAGCCCTGATGGGTGCGGCTTTCTTGGGGCCTCGGATTGGTAAGTACCAAGACGATCGCGTCAATGCTATCCCGGGTCACAACATGAGCATTGCGATGCTCGGTTGCTTGATTTTGTGGATTGGCTGGTATGGTTTTAACCCCGGTTCTGAACTAGCGGCTAGCACTGCTGTGCCCTTTATCGCGGTCACGACCACTCTGGCTGCTTCTGCTGGTGGCGTAGCGGCAACCTTTACCGCTTGGGCGCTAAATGGCAAGCCTGACTTGTCAATGATCATCAACGGCATTTTGGCTGGCTTGGTCGGTATCACTGCTGGCTGTGCCGGTGTCAACTACATTGGCGCGATTATCATCGGCTTGATTGCTGGCGTCATCGTCGTGTTCTCCGTTGGTTTCTTTGACAGCATCAAAATCGATGACCCCGTTGGTGCTATCTCCGTACACTTGGTTTGCGGTATCTGGGGCACCTTGGCTGTGGGGCTGTTTGCTACTGAAGGTGGCTTATTCTTCGGCGGCGGCTTCGGTCAGCTAGGGGCACAGATCCTCGGTATCCTGAGCATTGGCCTGTTCACAGTTGTCTTTACTTCCATTGTTTGGGTCGTTCTGAAGTCGACTTTGGGCATTCGCGTAGACCCCGAAGAAGAAATGAAGGGTCTGGATATCGGTGAGCACGGTATGGAAGCCTACAGTGGTTTCCTCAAAGACACCAGCGACATGGGTGGAATCTCCTAA
- a CDS encoding DICT sensory domain-containing protein has product MPNPDSVVEQLLQAIPQLRSQLFFKTSLTALSHAMEDQVLAGMEQPLVIASFQQERFYRQEASRYQRIADISDQVYVFSAAGTSFDDAAEQHATITFEPDDALSQEWHLVVIGDNYSACLICRERDLVQNSDLAITPPGAPALDQTRRFEGVWTQESGICHQAANLLLDRIAGYDATLIPKIQAAKVRYHLTEPPTEAIEVGSAGVDPFTQRLVTYLQAGQYKLLKAYRAIAVKERRERLVNSITSAIRRSLDPEELFQITVQELGPALDICRCIIYRCHTERPDIEIHHEFRQPQMPSLLNVEWPIADNPLLERIQKEHEMLVIPDTQDPPRSLSTALDAVNYLVEEWQIRSWALVPLVYQQRLLGMIELHHCQEQPHQWSEDDLALVEAVAAQLSVAIIQADAYAHLQDLNQQLEALERTRSNLIAITGHELRTPLSTIQVCLESLATEPDMPDKLRNTMLTSALDDAERMRKLVQDFLTLSRLESGRIEWNFEALSLLECIDLALSSVQARHGSHFPEIEIKVELPPKLPMVRADGEWVVEVIVKLMDNACKFTDPGDTITISAQRVDEDMIQITIADSGRGIEPYRLEAVFDRFYQEEGALRRTTGGTGLGLAMCRQIVEGLGGRIWATSAGKSHGSQFHFTLPIAEGRAALHVRHDRGSLILEDDLDEAELSLSELERRNPYILE; this is encoded by the coding sequence ATGCCTAATCCCGATTCTGTTGTCGAGCAACTGCTGCAAGCAATTCCTCAACTACGATCGCAGCTATTTTTTAAGACCTCCCTCACGGCCTTATCCCATGCGATGGAGGATCAAGTGCTCGCTGGGATGGAACAGCCTTTAGTGATCGCCAGTTTTCAGCAGGAGCGATTTTATCGTCAGGAAGCCAGTCGTTATCAACGCATTGCCGACATTAGCGATCAGGTTTATGTGTTTTCGGCAGCGGGCACTAGCTTTGACGATGCCGCTGAGCAGCATGCCACCATTACCTTTGAGCCCGACGATGCGCTCAGCCAAGAATGGCACCTGGTGGTGATTGGTGACAACTACAGTGCCTGTTTGATCTGTCGTGAGCGTGATCTGGTGCAAAACTCAGACCTTGCGATCACGCCTCCTGGGGCTCCTGCTTTAGACCAAACGCGCCGATTTGAGGGCGTTTGGACCCAAGAAAGCGGCATTTGTCATCAGGCCGCCAATTTACTGCTAGATCGAATCGCCGGTTATGACGCGACACTGATTCCCAAAATTCAGGCAGCAAAAGTTCGTTATCACCTCACTGAGCCGCCGACAGAAGCGATAGAGGTTGGCAGTGCTGGTGTTGATCCTTTTACTCAGCGGTTAGTGACCTATCTGCAAGCGGGTCAATATAAGTTGCTCAAGGCTTATCGGGCGATCGCGGTCAAAGAACGCCGCGAGCGTTTAGTCAACTCCATCACGTCAGCCATTCGGCGATCGTTAGACCCCGAAGAACTATTTCAGATCACAGTACAAGAGCTGGGGCCTGCCCTCGACATCTGCCGCTGTATTATTTATCGCTGCCATACCGAGCGACCCGACATCGAAATTCACCACGAATTTCGCCAGCCCCAGATGCCCTCTTTGCTGAACGTCGAGTGGCCCATTGCCGATAATCCCTTACTAGAGCGCATCCAGAAGGAACACGAAATGCTCGTGATTCCTGACACGCAAGACCCGCCGCGATCGCTGTCCACTGCCTTAGATGCTGTGAACTATTTAGTTGAAGAGTGGCAGATTCGCTCTTGGGCGCTGGTGCCGTTGGTTTATCAACAGCGGTTGCTCGGCATGATTGAGCTGCATCACTGTCAAGAACAGCCCCATCAATGGAGTGAGGACGACTTAGCTTTAGTCGAAGCCGTCGCCGCACAGCTGAGCGTAGCCATCATCCAGGCCGACGCCTATGCGCACTTACAAGACCTCAACCAGCAGCTCGAAGCCTTAGAACGGACTCGCAGCAATTTGATTGCCATCACCGGACACGAATTGCGCACCCCACTATCAACCATTCAGGTGTGTTTAGAAAGTTTGGCCACTGAGCCCGACATGCCGGATAAGTTGCGCAACACGATGCTGACCTCAGCGTTGGATGACGCCGAGCGGATGCGCAAACTGGTACAGGATTTCCTCACGCTCTCGCGCTTGGAAAGCGGACGCATTGAATGGAATTTCGAGGCGCTGTCTTTGCTGGAGTGTATCGACTTGGCCCTCAGCAGCGTTCAGGCCCGTCATGGTAGCCATTTTCCGGAGATTGAAATCAAAGTCGAGTTGCCACCAAAACTGCCCATGGTCCGAGCCGATGGGGAATGGGTCGTCGAAGTGATTGTGAAACTTATGGATAATGCCTGCAAGTTCACCGACCCCGGCGACACGATTACCATCTCAGCCCAGCGGGTGGATGAAGACATGATTCAAATCACCATCGCCGACTCCGGTCGGGGGATTGAGCCCTATCGGCTGGAAGCCGTGTTCGATCGCTTTTATCAAGAGGAAGGGGCATTGCGTCGTACCACTGGGGGCACCGGGCTCGGTTTGGCCATGTGTCGCCAAATCGTGGAAGGGCTGGGGGGCCGAATTTGGGCCACCTCGGCAGGCAAATCCCACGGCAGTCAATTTCACTTTACGTTACCGATCGCCGAAGGTCGCGCCGCGCTGCATGTTCGCCATGACCGGGGCAGCCTGATTCTCGAAGACGATCTCGACGAAGCCGAGCTCTCGCTCAGCGAGCTAGAACGCCGTAATCCGTACATTCTCGAGTGA
- a CDS encoding anthranilate synthase component I family protein, with translation MVSPSFEQFQTLATQGNFIPVYQELAADLDTPVSAWHKVCATAPYSFLLESVEGGETLGRYSLLGCDPLWVLETRGETTTQTFRDGTVKAYSGDPFTILPNCLAPYQPVKLPELPPGIGGLFGFWGYELIQWIEPTVPVYDRAEADLPDGLWMQVDSLLIFDQVKRKMWVIAYADLRQPGRDLAAAYEAACDRIQTLVQKLTAPLQGLAPLTQWHPPGAQTQAVPLNYQSNRTQAEFCDAVRQAKDYIRAGDIFQVVVSQRLSTTYEGNPFDLYRSLRLVNPSPYMAYFHFQDWQLIGSSPEVMVKAENDPQAPGSKIATVRPIAGTRPRGQTVAADADYAADLLADPKEIAEHVMLVDLGRNDLGRVCTSGTVKVDELMVIERYSHVMHIVSNVIGQLAPDKTAWDLLKACFPAGTVSGAPKIRAMQIIHELEPDHRGPYSGVYGYYDFEGQLNTAITIRTMIVRPEQPGRHQVSVQAGAGLVADSVPESEFQETLNKSQGMLTAIRSLQGKAH, from the coding sequence ATGGTTTCACCTTCCTTCGAGCAGTTCCAAACCTTAGCCACTCAAGGCAACTTCATCCCGGTATATCAAGAGTTGGCAGCAGATTTGGATACCCCCGTCTCGGCCTGGCACAAAGTGTGCGCCACCGCTCCCTACAGCTTTTTGTTGGAATCGGTGGAAGGGGGAGAAACCTTAGGACGCTATAGCCTTTTAGGCTGCGACCCGCTCTGGGTGCTGGAGACCCGAGGCGAAACCACCACCCAGACATTTCGCGACGGCACGGTGAAAGCCTACAGCGGTGATCCGTTCACGATCTTGCCGAACTGTTTAGCGCCCTATCAGCCAGTCAAGCTGCCTGAGCTGCCGCCAGGGATTGGGGGACTATTTGGTTTTTGGGGCTATGAACTTATCCAGTGGATTGAGCCCACGGTACCGGTGTATGACCGTGCTGAGGCCGACTTGCCGGATGGTTTGTGGATGCAGGTAGATAGCCTGCTGATTTTTGATCAAGTGAAGCGCAAAATGTGGGTGATTGCCTATGCCGATTTGCGCCAACCGGGACGCGATTTGGCGGCAGCGTATGAGGCGGCGTGCGATCGCATTCAAACCCTGGTGCAAAAGCTCACTGCCCCTCTCCAAGGGTTGGCTCCCCTCACCCAATGGCATCCACCTGGAGCCCAGACCCAGGCAGTGCCCCTGAACTATCAAAGTAATCGGACCCAGGCCGAATTTTGTGACGCAGTCCGCCAGGCCAAGGACTACATTCGAGCAGGCGATATTTTTCAGGTGGTGGTGTCGCAGCGCCTGTCGACGACTTATGAAGGCAATCCCTTTGACCTGTACCGCTCGCTCCGGTTGGTCAATCCTTCCCCCTATATGGCCTATTTTCACTTCCAAGACTGGCAGCTCATCGGCTCTAGCCCGGAAGTGATGGTGAAAGCAGAAAACGACCCGCAAGCACCGGGCAGTAAAATTGCTACCGTGCGCCCCATTGCGGGCACCCGTCCCCGCGGACAAACGGTAGCCGCCGATGCCGACTATGCTGCCGATCTACTCGCCGACCCGAAAGAGATTGCCGAACACGTCATGCTGGTGGATTTGGGGCGCAATGACCTCGGTCGCGTTTGCACGAGTGGCACCGTCAAAGTTGATGAATTGATGGTGATTGAGCGCTACTCCCACGTCATGCACATTGTCAGTAATGTCATTGGTCAACTCGCCCCGGATAAAACCGCCTGGGACTTGCTCAAAGCCTGTTTTCCCGCCGGCACCGTCAGTGGCGCCCCCAAAATTCGTGCCATGCAGATTATCCATGAACTCGAACCAGACCACCGAGGCCCCTACTCTGGAGTCTATGGCTACTATGACTTTGAGGGCCAGCTCAATACGGCTATCACCATTCGCACGATGATTGTGCGCCCTGAGCAACCGGGACGGCATCAGGTGAGTGTGCAAGCGGGCGCTGGTTTAGTCGCTGACTCAGTGCCTGAGTCCGAATTTCAGGAAACTTTGAATAAATCGCAAGGCATGCTCACAGCGATTCGGAGCCTACAAGGCAAAGCACACTAA
- a CDS encoding FHA domain-containing protein: protein MFDPKVLSEYALSHMDVSTESIQTSLNLFQTFKRLYEQNPALLNEILNLATVDKQMPVHPGNFSYVLGLVTDKQALLITNVSEDRSQIFLQPHLNNQIWTFGRDPNQSSLPIRDRRLSRCHAAIRYDSTCGFVLYDLDSTNGTYVNGVRIRQNYILKDGDLIRLGSMNFGFFTGAEFRRVGEPSPDVLRLISEAAVPPTAPMEDESLETPTHVQEPLPPNLEQTLHFMNGPEFPQD, encoded by the coding sequence ATGTTTGATCCCAAAGTATTGAGTGAATATGCCCTCTCTCATATGGATGTTTCCACGGAAAGCATTCAGACAAGTTTGAATTTGTTTCAGACTTTTAAGCGTTTGTATGAGCAAAATCCAGCCCTGCTAAACGAGATTCTCAATTTAGCAACGGTGGACAAACAAATGCCGGTGCATCCCGGTAATTTTTCTTACGTGTTGGGGCTGGTTACGGATAAGCAAGCTTTGCTCATAACGAATGTTTCAGAGGACCGTTCACAGATCTTTCTGCAACCGCATCTCAATAACCAAATTTGGACGTTTGGGCGCGATCCCAATCAATCTTCTTTACCGATTCGCGATCGCCGCCTCTCTCGTTGCCACGCGGCCATTCGTTACGACAGCACCTGTGGCTTTGTGTTGTATGACTTGGACAGCACTAACGGAACCTACGTCAATGGTGTGCGGATTCGGCAGAACTACATTTTGAAAGATGGTGACCTCATTCGCCTGGGCAGCATGAACTTTGGTTTCTTTACTGGTGCTGAGTTTCGCCGCGTGGGCGAGCCCTCCCCAGATGTCCTGCGGCTGATTAGTGAAGCCGCTGTGCCGCCCACTGCGCCAATGGAGGACGAATCGTTGGAGACGCCCACCCATGTCCAAGAACCTCTGCCGCCGAATCTAGAGCAAACCCTGCATTTCATGAATGGACCGGAATTTCCCCAAGATTAG
- a CDS encoding photosystem I reaction center subunit II PsaD, with protein MAETLTGQTPKFGGSTGGLLTAAAVEEKYAITWTSSKEQVFEMPTGGSAIMNEGENLLYLARKEQCLALGAQLRTKFKPRIQDYKIYRIYPSGETQYLHPADGVFPEKVNEGRESVNRNDRSIGKNPDPATIKFSGKEPYEV; from the coding sequence ATGGCAGAAACTCTGACTGGACAAACTCCTAAATTTGGCGGCAGCACTGGCGGTCTTCTGACAGCGGCAGCAGTCGAAGAAAAATACGCGATTACCTGGACGAGCTCGAAAGAGCAAGTGTTTGAAATGCCCACGGGTGGTTCCGCCATCATGAATGAAGGCGAGAACTTACTGTATTTGGCGCGTAAAGAACAGTGCCTAGCTCTAGGCGCTCAACTCCGCACCAAATTCAAGCCCAGAATCCAAGATTACAAAATCTATCGCATTTACCCCAGCGGCGAAACTCAGTATCTGCATCCAGCAGATGGCGTGTTCCCCGAGAAGGTGAATGAAGGGCGCGAATCGGTCAACCGCAATGACCGTAGCATCGGCAAGAACCCCGATCCGGCAACCATTAAGTTTAGTGGTAAGGAGCCTTACGAGGTTTAA